DNA sequence from the bacterium genome:
GGTCGATCGGAACCGCGATTTCAGGTGTCAAAGTGAAAATCGTTAATCCCGATACAGAGGGAATTGGCGAGATTGTCATAAAAGGCGATAATGTCATGAAGGGCTATTATAAAAATCCCGAACAGACCGCCATGGTTGTCAAGGATGGCTGGTTTTATTCGGGAGACCTCGGAAAAATCGACAGCGACGGATATATCTTCATCACCGGACGCGCGAAAGATGTGATCGTTACTCGTGGCGGGAAAAATGTCTACCCCGATACCGTCGAGAACGAGATAAACAAGAGCCCGTACATTGCCGAATCTATTGTCATGGGGTATAAAACCAAGAACCTCGTCGGAGAAGATGTCGGTGTCGTTATCGTGCCCGATTACGAATCATTGATAGAATATGCCCGTCTGAACGGGATTACATTCAAAGAACATGTTGTCTTTGAGGAGCTTAACGAGGACGCAAAAGAGGAAATCGTCGAGAAATTCCGGACATTGCTCGAATCAGAGGTTAAAAAATTCATGGAGAAGCTCGCACCGTATCAGCGGGTAACCCGGATAGGCGTGGAGCGTGATGAGTTTATAAAAACCTCGACCAGGAAAATCAAGCGGTTTCTGTACAAAGGCCGGCTCGATATCGTCGATCTCACATAACAACGGTAGTGCCGTAAAAAACACGGGCGAAGGATCATTTCCCTGTGGCGGAAGAATCGGGCGGAACAGCCGGAGCAGCATTGGGGTCGACGAAGGTGAATCCCTCATAGGTGATACCGTTTACGGGATCCATGGTTTGTATCTTTGACCTGAGTTCCTCCTGATGGAATCTCCAGAACAGGAAAAAATCACGCTCTTTCCCTTCGATTTCCTTGCGGACTTCGGGTGAAAGCGTCTGGAGGTATTTGTACATATCGAAGCTTTTAATTGATTCAAGATGCATCTTATACAGTTCATCAGCCGATTTGAATGTCCTTTTCGGCAGGGCATTTTTTCTGGAAAGAATTATCGCCCGCGCATGGGCGTCATTGAGAAATCCCGGGAAATACCCGAGCCCCGGAAACGTTCCGGTAAACCATCCGAGACCGGCATGATAAAATGAATACAGGGCAAGTGCCAGCACCATCCCCCGGGTAAACATCCTGTCATCGACATAAAACACCGCAGGTATCATCATGAGCGGATACAGCGGCATCAGGTGACGGGAGCCGAGCCCGAATTCGGTAAAAGGATACGGCCCCGAAGCAAAAACCAGCGCCATCATGACCGCTGTAACCAGAAACGTAACCGACTCGTTCTTCAATCCTCTCTGCCACATGGCTCTCAATCCCGCGGGAAAGATGAGCAGTATCGGGGTTATGGTCAACAGGCCATGGTACTCGTCGAACAGCAGGCGATGGCTGCCGGTGAACACATTCCCCTTTACACCGGGCGCGGGATTGCCAGGCAGGAACTGGGTGATCATCCGTGTGTACTCGAATGTCAGCGGTGAACCGAAAACAAACGAGTTGCGCACCATCCACACCGCAACGACCGCACCGATTCCGCATCCGTACAGTATTCCGGCGTTTTTAAATGTGTACCGGGATTTTCCGCTCAACCATAACGATACGAAAAACGGCGCCCCGATAAGCACATAATGCGGCCGCACAAACAGATTGAAACCTGTTACTATTCCTGCTGCCAGAAAGAAGTACAGGCTTTTCGGTGAGTTCTTCCCCCGTTCCATGAGGTACAAGGTAAGAATCAGCAGGAGCTGCGATAACGGCTCGGAATAACACGAATCCGCATAGAACCAGTTGAGCGTGGCAAAAGCCATGACAATAACGAGCGCGAGAACATGCGACCTTTTGTTGTAGCGGCGTATCACGATATAGAAAATATACAGAGAGAGCATGGTAATAAGGATATTTGCGACATACCCTCCCCTTTCTCCGAGCACAGCGATAAACGGCGCCGCCGCAAGCGGAAACCCGAGGGGATATGCGCGCTCGAAGGAACCTTCCTGATAGAGCCCGCCGGTGAGAATGTGCTGGGCAATGTTGTAGTAATTGAATTCATCGGTTCTGAACGGAGGGTAATAACGGTCATATCCGGGAATCATGTCTGCCTGACGGGTAGTTATGGGCATTCCCGGGAAAAGCATGAACAGGGTAACCGAGTAAACGATCAGGATGACGACAAAAACCGCGAGTACTGCAAAACGGCCGTAATCCTTCGTCTGTGCATCCTGAGCGATTTCCTGTTTTTTTCTGGCAGTTTTATTCACACACAATTCCGTTCCATAGGTATCCGGAGCAGTTAAAAGGCCGGTATTCGCCAGTCATTCGATTCATTGAAAATAATCAATCGGACGTATCGAGTAAACAAAAAAGAAGGGGTACGAAGCACCGTACCCCTTCTGATGCATATATAATCCGGATTTTATTCATGAAATATTCAACCACAAAGACACTAAGGCACAAAGAGACTTAGTAGATTATTAATACTATCTTTAGTGATAATTATTCGACCATGTCTATAAAAGATATTAAACAAACCCGCGTAAATCCGCCCTATCCACGAAAAACCGTGTTCTATTATAATTTGTGAAAAGATCGGAATAACAAGTCTCCGACTAAACAATACCATGGTCAACCATGCTGTCGGCAACCTTCTTGAATCCGGCAATATTCGCTCCCTTGAAGTAATTGCAGAAATTCCCCTCGGTGCCATAAACCAGGCATTGTTGATGAATAGTCGACATGATAAGCTGAAGCCGCTGGTCGACCTCTTCCCGTGTCCAGAAAAGACGCATGCTGTTCTGAGCCATTTCGAGGCCGGAAACGGCTACACCGCCCGCATTGGCTGCCTTGCCCGGGGCATGGAGCACCTTGTTATCGAGAAATATCTGGACAGCTTCGGGTGTACAGGGCATATTGGCGCCCTCTGAAACGAGAATCACCCCGTTTTTGACCATTGTCTGTGCATCTTTACCGTTGATTTCGTTCTGAGTGGCGCTCGGGAAAGCACAATCGGCTTTTATATCCCAGAGCGGATTGCGGTCTTCGCCGAGATCATACTGAATATAGGAAACTCCGGGATATTTATCCGCGTATTCTTTGATACGCCCGCGCCGTAAATTCTTGAGTTCCATAACGAAAGCAAGTTTCTCGGCATTGATTCCGGCAGGATCATGGACAAATCCGTTGGAATCCGAGAGCGTTACGACTTTTCCGCCAAAATCGTTGATCTTCTGAACGGTATACTGGGCTACATTACCGGATCCCGAAACAAGACATACTT
Encoded proteins:
- a CDS encoding glycosyltransferase family 39 protein — encoded protein: MNKTARKKQEIAQDAQTKDYGRFAVLAVFVVILIVYSVTLFMLFPGMPITTRQADMIPGYDRYYPPFRTDEFNYYNIAQHILTGGLYQEGSFERAYPLGFPLAAAPFIAVLGERGGYVANILITMLSLYIFYIVIRRYNKRSHVLALVIVMAFATLNWFYADSCYSEPLSQLLLILTLYLMERGKNSPKSLYFFLAAGIVTGFNLFVRPHYVLIGAPFFVSLWLSGKSRYTFKNAGILYGCGIGAVVAVWMVRNSFVFGSPLTFEYTRMITQFLPGNPAPGVKGNVFTGSHRLLFDEYHGLLTITPILLIFPAGLRAMWQRGLKNESVTFLVTAVMMALVFASGPYPFTEFGLGSRHLMPLYPLMMIPAVFYVDDRMFTRGMVLALALYSFYHAGLGWFTGTFPGLGYFPGFLNDAHARAIILSRKNALPKRTFKSADELYKMHLESIKSFDMYKYLQTLSPEVRKEIEGKERDFFLFWRFHQEELRSKIQTMDPVNGITYEGFTFVDPNAAPAVPPDSSATGK